CCGTAGCGGATCAGTATCGAGGCGATGTCGTAGACCCGCCCCAAGTCCCGGGTTGCGCTCAGCCCATCCCACAGCATGCGTGTAGCTCCGGTTGACCGCGGATCGGCGCGGCGCTCAGACAATGTGCGCCATCACTGCGATGTAATGGCACAGGCTCCCGCCGAGGACAAACATGTGCCATATCGCATGCGAGTACTTCAGTGCCGGCCGGTGATAGAAAATCGTCCCTGCGGTGTAGAAAATGCCGCCCGCCAGCAGCCAGCCCAGGGTCCAGCCGTCCAGCGCACGCCACATCGGCTTGATCGCGACCAGCACCAGCCAGCCCATTGCGATGTAGATCATCGTCGACAGGCGCCGGTAGCGGCCGGTCAGGAACAGCTTGAACACCACCCCGGCTGCGGCCAGCGTCCAGATCACGCCGAACAGCCACCAGCCCCACGGACCACGCAGGCCGATGAGCGTGAACGGCGTGTAGGTTCCCGCGATCAACAGGTAGATCGCGCAATGGTCGAAGACCTTCAGCCTCGCCTTGGCAACCGGGTGGCGCACCGCGTGGTACAGCGTTGATGCGACGTAAAGCAGCAACAGGCACACGCCGAAGACGATCGCGCTAGTAAGTTGCCACGCATCGCCCCACAGCGCGGCCAGGGTGATGAGGACGGCGCCGCCGGCGAGCGCGGCCGTCGCGCCCAGTCCGTGGGTGAGCGCGTTGGCGAGCTCCTCCGAAGCCGGCGCCGGCGCGGGCGTCGGTGATGACCGCGACGATGAGAGGGTAGGCATGCCGGCCATGCTAGCGCCGTTTACCGGCAACCGGTGGACGCCGCGGCTCGGGTGATCGGCGGCATCAGGCCTTTTTGAGAAAGCACGTCTTCAGCACCAGACCCTTGATCTTGTCCGAGCTGCCTTCGATGTTTTCCGGGTCGTCCTCCACCAGGCGGATGTTGCGGATCACCGTGCCCTGCTTGAGCGGGATCGAGGAGCCCTTGACCTTGAGGTCCTTGATGACGGTAACGGTGTCGCCCTCGTTGAGGATGTTGCCGTTGACGTCGCGCACCACCATCGCGTCCGCGGGCTTCGCGTTCGGATCGGTCGGCCATTCGTGGCCGCAGTCGGCGCAGACGTAGTGATCACCGTCGGGGTAGGTGTTCTCCTTGCCGCACTTGGAACAGGCCGGAATATCAGGCATCAACACACCATCCATTGAAGAGTCGGGGGGCCGGACAGTATAAGCCAGCGCCTCAGGACGTGGCCGCAACTCATTGAATCTGCTTATGAAGCCCGCGTGCATCGCGTGCCCGTGCACGCAGCGCTGGCGGCGCTTACGGAGTAGCATGGAGCGGGGCCTGCTGCACGGCCCTCTCCTTGCCGACCGCTTTCCAGGGTCCAAGCCTGCTCCCGCCATGCGCCCTGCCCTCAACCGGCGGCGTTCTAACAGGGGGTCTTCATGCCCGGTTATCTCACGCGCCAGCAGCGCATCCGCCTGGGCGATCTGGATTACACGATCCG
This genomic interval from Lysobacter ciconiae contains the following:
- the trhA gene encoding PAQR family membrane homeostasis protein TrhA; this encodes MPTLSSSRSSPTPAPAPASEELANALTHGLGATAALAGGAVLITLAALWGDAWQLTSAIVFGVCLLLLYVASTLYHAVRHPVAKARLKVFDHCAIYLLIAGTYTPFTLIGLRGPWGWWLFGVIWTLAAAGVVFKLFLTGRYRRLSTMIYIAMGWLVLVAIKPMWRALDGWTLGWLLAGGIFYTAGTIFYHRPALKYSHAIWHMFVLGGSLCHYIAVMAHIV
- a CDS encoding zinc ribbon domain-containing protein YjdM, producing the protein MPDIPACSKCGKENTYPDGDHYVCADCGHEWPTDPNAKPADAMVVRDVNGNILNEGDTVTVIKDLKVKGSSIPLKQGTVIRNIRLVEDDPENIEGSSDKIKGLVLKTCFLKKA